A region from the Rosa rugosa chromosome 6, drRosRugo1.1, whole genome shotgun sequence genome encodes:
- the LOC133715129 gene encoding cyclin-dependent protein kinase inhibitor SMR1-like, with amino-acid sequence MATSGLDLCQDLPSLMRSLPSIKIQTPKSQPQQQDATNDAVLEDECCRTPKSEASKIPAIVTCPPAPRKPRRAAGSCKRKLTELQFFEVVNRDEVDAFFGSTGLFNKRSCPCK; translated from the coding sequence ATGGCCACCAGTGGTCTAGACTTGTGCCAAGATCTTCCATCCCTCATGCGAtcactcccctccatcaaaatccaAACCCCCAAATCTCAACCACAACAACAAGACGCCACAAACGACGCCGTCCTCGAAGACGAGTGCTGCCGCACCCCGAAATCGGAAGCCAGCAAAATCCCGGCAATCGTCACCTGCCCGCCGGCGCCCAGAAAGCCGAGAAGAGCTGCCGGCTCCTGCAAGAGGAAGCTGACGGAGCTGCAATTCTTTGAGGTCGTGAATCGCGACGAAGTCGATGCCTTTTTCGGATCAACTGGTTTGTTCAACAAGAGGAGCTGCCCATGTAAATAA